A single region of the Neotabrizicola shimadae genome encodes:
- a CDS encoding potassium transporter Kup — translation MPHLPPLITMTDQITPSGSSPDPKQLSLFDEDELDIADYLRQEAEPPPEHGPRQGFAALTLGAIGVVYGDIGTSPIYAFREALRPVTDADGVNRAEVLGLLSLLIWTLILIVTVKYVIFLLRADNRGEGGVLALYTLVRLAIGRRSIPVLALALMGSALFFGDAILTPAISVLSAVEGVELVMPSLDRFVVPATLVILLVLFLVQRGGTARIAVLFGPITLVWFLVLAGLGLWHIGENPEVLLAFNPLYGLRFLVSHEIVAFTVLGAVFLAVTGAEALYADLGHFGRPPIIVAWLALVFPALVLNYLGQGALVLADPATVADPFFEMAPKSALPFLVAMATAATVIAAQAVISGAFSMARGAMQLGLLPRMMIRHTAQDQSGQIYIPAINWWLLFGVMWLVIAFGSSSALASAYGIAVTGTMVITTILVILYVWQSGRLPLIGAILVALPIAVLELAFLASNLVKVADGGYVPLAIGAVMAVVMWAWWRGTQVLLARAHKQSVPLASFVRSMARTSAQVVPGTAFFLSPDPEVVPTALLHNLKHNRVLHEQVVFLTVESLRVPYAEPEERASYEKLSDRFGQVILRFGFMETPNVSRAMGAARRAGLKFDVMTSTFFLGRRRAVAAGQPGFGRALDRLYALLSRLAADPSDYYHIPRDRIVELGERVAI, via the coding sequence ATGCCCCACCTGCCCCCCCTCATCACCATGACAGATCAAATCACGCCTTCGGGGTCCTCTCCCGACCCGAAACAGCTAAGCCTCTTTGACGAGGACGAGCTGGACATCGCCGATTACCTGCGCCAGGAGGCCGAGCCGCCACCCGAGCATGGCCCCCGGCAAGGTTTTGCTGCCCTGACGCTGGGTGCCATCGGCGTTGTCTATGGCGACATCGGCACAAGCCCGATCTATGCCTTCCGCGAGGCGCTGCGGCCGGTCACGGATGCCGATGGCGTGAATCGCGCCGAAGTGCTGGGGCTGCTTTCCCTGCTGATCTGGACGCTGATCCTGATCGTGACGGTGAAGTATGTGATCTTCCTTCTGCGGGCCGACAACCGCGGAGAGGGCGGCGTGCTGGCGCTGTACACGCTGGTGCGGCTGGCCATCGGGCGCCGGTCGATCCCGGTGCTGGCGCTGGCGCTGATGGGATCGGCGCTGTTCTTCGGCGATGCGATCCTGACGCCGGCGATTTCCGTCCTGTCGGCGGTCGAGGGTGTGGAACTGGTGATGCCTTCGCTGGACCGCTTTGTCGTGCCCGCGACGCTTGTCATCCTTCTGGTGCTGTTCCTGGTGCAGCGCGGGGGCACGGCGCGGATTGCCGTGCTGTTCGGGCCGATCACTCTGGTCTGGTTCCTGGTGCTGGCCGGGCTGGGGCTGTGGCACATCGGCGAGAATCCCGAGGTGCTTTTGGCCTTCAACCCGCTGTATGGATTGCGGTTTCTGGTCAGCCACGAGATCGTGGCCTTCACCGTGCTGGGTGCCGTCTTCCTGGCGGTGACGGGGGCAGAGGCGCTTTATGCCGATCTGGGGCATTTCGGCCGGCCGCCGATCATCGTGGCCTGGCTGGCGCTGGTCTTTCCGGCGCTGGTGCTGAACTACCTGGGCCAGGGCGCGCTGGTGCTGGCCGATCCGGCAACGGTGGCCGACCCCTTCTTCGAGATGGCGCCGAAATCCGCCTTGCCCTTCCTTGTGGCCATGGCGACGGCGGCCACGGTGATCGCCGCGCAGGCGGTGATTTCGGGCGCCTTTTCGATGGCGCGGGGTGCCATGCAACTGGGCCTTCTGCCGCGCATGATGATCCGGCACACGGCGCAGGACCAGAGCGGGCAGATCTACATCCCCGCGATCAACTGGTGGCTTCTGTTCGGGGTTATGTGGCTGGTCATCGCCTTCGGGTCTTCTTCGGCGCTGGCCTCGGCCTATGGCATTGCCGTGACCGGGACCATGGTGATCACCACGATCCTCGTGATCCTGTATGTCTGGCAGTCGGGCCGGCTGCCGCTGATTGGTGCCATCCTGGTGGCCCTGCCGATCGCGGTGCTGGAACTGGCTTTCCTGGCTTCGAACCTGGTGAAGGTAGCGGATGGCGGCTATGTGCCGCTGGCCATCGGCGCGGTGATGGCGGTGGTCATGTGGGCGTGGTGGCGCGGGACGCAGGTGCTCTTGGCGCGCGCCCACAAGCAAAGCGTGCCGCTGGCAAGCTTTGTGCGGTCGATGGCGCGGACATCGGCGCAGGTGGTGCCGGGCACGGCCTTCTTCCTGTCGCCCGACCCCGAGGTGGTGCCGACCGCGCTGTTGCACAATCTGAAGCACAACCGGGTGCTGCACGAGCAGGTGGTGTTCCTGACGGTGGAGTCGCTGCGTGTGCCCTATGCCGAGCCTGAGGAGCGGGCGAGTTATGAGAAGCTGTCGGACCGCTTCGGTCAGGTGATCCTGCGCTTTGGCTTCATGGAGACGCCGAATGTCAGCCGGGCGATGGGTGCGGCGCGACGGGCGGGGCTGAAGTTCGACGTGATGACCTCGACCTTCTTCCTGGGGCGCCGGCGCGCGGTGGCGGCGGGGCAACCCGGATTCGGGCGGGCGCTGGACCGGCTTTATGCGCTTTTGTCGCGGCTGGCGGCCGATCCTTCGGATTACTACCACATCCCGCGCGACCGGATCGTGGAACTGGGCGAGCGGGTGGCGATCTAG
- the rpoH gene encoding RNA polymerase sigma factor RpoH yields MSTYANLPAPSPEQGLNRYMQEIRKFPLLEPEEEYMLAKRWADHQDAQAAHKLVTSHLRLAAKIAMGYRGYGLPQAEVISEANVGLMQAVKRFDPEKGFRLATYAMWWIRASIQEYILRSWSLVKLGTTSAQKKLFFNLRKAKAKVGALEEGDLRPENVAQIAKDLSVSEDEVIDMNRRLAGSDASLNATVGSDGDGSTQWQDWLEDEDSNQAEAYAERDELDARRELLAQAMSVLNDREKDILVQRRLSEDPVTLEDLSESYGVSRERIRQIEVRAFEKLQQKMRELARGKGMAVPA; encoded by the coding sequence ATGAGCACCTACGCAAACCTTCCCGCACCCAGCCCGGAACAGGGGCTGAACCGGTACATGCAGGAAATCCGCAAGTTCCCGCTGCTGGAACCGGAAGAAGAATACATGCTGGCCAAGCGTTGGGCCGACCATCAGGACGCGCAGGCCGCGCACAAGCTGGTCACCTCGCACCTGCGCCTCGCGGCCAAGATCGCGATGGGCTATCGCGGCTATGGCCTGCCGCAGGCCGAAGTCATCTCCGAGGCCAACGTGGGCCTGATGCAGGCGGTCAAGCGTTTCGATCCCGAAAAGGGTTTCCGCCTCGCGACCTATGCCATGTGGTGGATCCGCGCCTCGATCCAGGAATACATCCTGCGGTCGTGGAGCCTGGTGAAGCTCGGCACCACCTCGGCGCAGAAGAAGCTGTTCTTCAACCTGCGCAAGGCCAAGGCCAAGGTCGGCGCCCTGGAAGAGGGCGACCTGCGCCCGGAAAACGTCGCGCAGATCGCCAAGGACCTCTCAGTCTCGGAAGACGAAGTCATCGACATGAACCGCCGCCTCGCGGGCTCGGATGCCTCGCTGAACGCGACGGTGGGGTCCGATGGCGACGGCTCGACCCAGTGGCAGGACTGGCTGGAGGATGAAGACAGCAACCAGGCCGAAGCCTATGCCGAACGCGACGAACTGGATGCCCGGCGCGAGCTTCTGGCCCAGGCCATGTCGGTGCTGAACGACCGCGAGAAGGATATTCTGGTGCAGCGCCGCCTGTCGGAAGATCCGGTGACGCTGGAAGACCTGTCGGAAAGCTACGGCGTCAGCCGCGAACGCATCCGCCAGATCGAGGTCCGCGCCTTCGAGAAGCTGCAACAGAAGATGCGCGAGCTTGCGCGCGGCAAGGGCATGGCGGTGCCGGCCTGA
- a CDS encoding phosphatidylserine decarboxylase codes for MPRSDTPGVSMLGTFLKPMHPEGRKFVGLAAALTLVLFLLWEPLGWIGTGLTVWVYYFFRDPRRSVPAGEGLIVSPADGVVSLIEPAVPPAELGLGPQPLTRVSVFMSVFNCHVNRAPIAGTVSKVAYRPGKFLNASLDKASEDNERNGLVLDLPDGRKLAVVQIAGLVARRILCFVTEGQGLRTGERFGLIRFGSRLDVYLPEGVEPQVALGQTMIAGETVIAVLGTTLPRRFARVE; via the coding sequence ATGCCCCGATCCGACACCCCCGGCGTTTCGATGCTCGGCACCTTCCTCAAGCCCATGCACCCCGAGGGCCGCAAGTTCGTCGGCCTGGCCGCCGCCCTGACCCTGGTCCTGTTCCTGCTCTGGGAACCCCTGGGCTGGATCGGCACCGGCCTCACGGTCTGGGTCTACTACTTCTTCCGCGACCCCCGCCGCTCGGTCCCCGCCGGCGAGGGCCTGATCGTCTCCCCCGCCGACGGCGTGGTCTCCCTCATCGAACCCGCCGTGCCCCCGGCCGAGCTCGGCCTCGGCCCCCAGCCCCTCACCCGGGTCTCGGTCTTCATGTCGGTCTTCAACTGCCACGTGAACCGCGCCCCCATCGCCGGCACCGTGTCGAAGGTCGCCTATCGCCCCGGCAAGTTCCTCAACGCCTCGCTCGACAAGGCGAGCGAGGACAACGAAAGGAACGGCCTCGTCCTCGATCTCCCCGACGGCCGCAAGCTCGCCGTCGTCCAGATCGCCGGCCTCGTTGCCCGCCGCATCCTGTGCTTCGTCACTGAAGGCCAGGGCCTGCGCACCGGCGAACGCTTCGGCCTGATCCGCTTCGGCTCCCGCCTCGATGTCTACCTGCCCGAGGGCGTGGAACCGCAGGTCGCCCTCGGCCAGACCATGATCGCCGGCGAGACGGTGATCGCGGTCCTGGGAACCACCCTGCCGCGCCGCTTTGCCCGGGTGGAGTGA
- the pssA gene encoding CDP-diacylglycerol--serine O-phosphatidyltransferase — MDDPAPKRPRELLLLKLLPNMVSILGLCAGLTAVRFALIGWFELAILLIGTAAVFDGLDGRLARMLKSESAMGAEIDSLGDFVNFGVVPGLVLYLWGLRTETSLGWIAVLVYIVCCMLRLARFNVGIKRADDAAEKTTFIGVPSPAGAMLVLSPMYLTFMLDRQFTLPPAAIALWMVAIGALMISKIRTPSLKRVKVDADYARFVLVGGVALVAAMLTYPWVTLLSLAMLYLGGILWIWWQGALKR; from the coding sequence ATGGACGACCCTGCCCCAAAGCGCCCGCGCGAGCTCCTCCTCCTCAAGCTCCTGCCCAACATGGTCTCGATCCTCGGCCTCTGTGCCGGCCTGACCGCGGTCCGCTTCGCCCTGATCGGCTGGTTCGAACTGGCCATCCTTCTGATCGGCACCGCGGCGGTCTTCGACGGGCTGGACGGCCGCCTGGCGCGGATGCTGAAATCCGAAAGCGCCATGGGCGCCGAGATCGACTCCCTGGGCGATTTCGTGAACTTCGGGGTCGTGCCGGGGCTGGTGCTATATCTCTGGGGCCTGCGGACGGAAACAAGCCTCGGCTGGATCGCCGTTCTGGTCTACATCGTCTGCTGCATGCTGCGCCTGGCCCGCTTCAACGTCGGCATCAAGCGCGCCGACGACGCGGCCGAGAAGACCACCTTCATCGGTGTGCCCTCCCCGGCAGGCGCCATGCTGGTGCTTTCGCCCATGTACCTGACCTTCATGCTGGACCGCCAGTTCACCCTGCCGCCGGCCGCCATCGCGCTCTGGATGGTCGCCATCGGGGCGCTGATGATCAGCAAGATCCGGACGCCATCGCTGAAGCGGGTGAAGGTCGATGCCGACTATGCCCGCTTTGTCCTGGTGGGGGGCGTGGCGCTTGTCGCCGCCATGCTGACCTATCCCTGGGTGACCCTGCTTTCGCTGGCGATGCTCTACCTGGGCGGAATTCTCTGGATCTGGTGGCAGGGCGCGTTGAAGCGTTGA
- a CDS encoding Gfo/Idh/MocA family protein: MNPVRWGVLGAANFAKNHMAPAIHMAEGAELTALATSDPAKAEGFLAFCPSLRLHSSYDALLADPEIDAVYIPLPNTLHVEWTLKALEAGKHVLTEKPIAMRAEEIDQIIAARDRTGLLAAEAYMIVHHPQWQRAREWLQAGEIGTLRHVDAAFSFNLEDLSNIRNRPDVGGGSLRDIGVYTFGSARFVTGAEPVDISARIHRENGVDVFAQVAAVMEGPTGRFTYGSMTSMRMYPRQVVTFQGDKGMIRVEGGPFNANVNDLAEVELHHHHFRTVTDRFPAANHYKLQVEAFCRSVREGAPWPCPLEFVRGTQAMMDRVYDVAVEI; the protein is encoded by the coding sequence ATGAATCCTGTTCGTTGGGGCGTTCTGGGTGCCGCGAATTTCGCGAAGAACCACATGGCGCCCGCCATTCACATGGCAGAGGGAGCCGAATTGACGGCGCTTGCCACATCCGATCCGGCCAAGGCCGAGGGGTTCCTCGCCTTCTGCCCGAGCTTGCGGCTTCATTCCAGCTATGACGCCCTGCTGGCCGATCCCGAGATCGACGCCGTTTACATTCCGCTGCCCAATACCCTGCATGTCGAGTGGACGCTGAAGGCGCTGGAGGCCGGCAAGCATGTCCTGACCGAGAAGCCCATCGCGATGCGGGCCGAGGAAATCGACCAGATCATCGCGGCGCGGGATCGCACGGGTCTTCTGGCGGCCGAGGCCTACATGATCGTCCACCACCCCCAGTGGCAGCGGGCGCGTGAGTGGCTTCAGGCGGGCGAAATCGGCACGCTGCGGCATGTGGATGCGGCCTTCAGCTTCAATCTGGAGGACCTGTCCAACATCCGCAACCGGCCCGATGTGGGCGGCGGGTCCCTGCGGGATATCGGCGTCTATACCTTCGGCTCGGCCCGCTTCGTGACCGGGGCAGAGCCGGTGGACATCTCGGCCCGCATCCACCGCGAGAACGGGGTGGATGTGTTCGCCCAGGTGGCCGCGGTGATGGAGGGGCCGACGGGAAGGTTCACCTATGGCTCCATGACCTCGATGCGGATGTATCCCCGGCAGGTTGTGACATTCCAGGGCGACAAGGGAATGATCCGGGTCGAGGGCGGGCCGTTCAATGCCAATGTGAACGACCTGGCCGAGGTGGAACTGCACCACCACCATTTCCGGACCGTGACCGACCGCTTCCCTGCCGCCAATCACTACAAGCTGCAGGTCGAGGCCTTCTGCCGGTCGGTCCGCGAAGGGGCTCCCTGGCCCTGCCCGCTGGAATTTGTGCGCGGCACGCAGGCGATGATGGACCGGGTCTACGACGTGGCGGTCGAGATCTGA
- the argE gene encoding acetylornithine deacetylase — MAQIPSPRDILQSLIAFDNVSSRPNRALIDWVQDLLASHGIASTLVPTEDGGKANLYATIGPADRGGVMLSGHTDVVPVEGQAWTHPPFRLTEAGGRLYGRGTADMKGFVACALSAALKAAGRPLATPLHLAFSYDEEIGCMGVRSLIDLLEGAPVKPAFCIVGEPTDMAVATGHKGKVALRATCTGREGHSALAPLALNALHLAADCIGAIRALQAEIAATGRRDGDYDVPYTTVHAGKMQGGVQVNIVPNHATIDFEIRSLAEDDPEAIIARLRAACAAILAPLKADFPEADIRIERLWDYPGLGTAPDAWITRFVQGLTGANGTIKVAFGTEGGLFDRGLAIPTVICGPGSMNQGHKPDEYVTVEQLARCEAMLDRLTDRLEAGL; from the coding sequence ATGGCCCAGATCCCCTCTCCCCGCGACATCCTGCAATCCCTGATTGCGTTCGACAACGTTTCCTCGCGCCCGAACCGGGCCCTGATCGACTGGGTGCAAGACTTGCTCGCCAGCCACGGCATCGCCAGCACGCTGGTGCCCACCGAGGATGGGGGCAAGGCGAACCTCTATGCCACCATCGGCCCCGCCGACCGTGGCGGCGTCATGCTGTCGGGCCATACCGATGTGGTGCCGGTCGAAGGCCAGGCCTGGACCCACCCACCCTTTCGGCTGACCGAGGCCGGGGGGCGGCTTTACGGGCGCGGCACCGCCGACATGAAGGGCTTTGTCGCCTGCGCCCTGTCCGCCGCGCTAAAGGCGGCGGGGCGTCCTCTGGCGACGCCGCTGCATCTGGCCTTCTCCTATGACGAAGAAATCGGCTGCATGGGCGTGCGCTCGCTGATCGACCTCTTGGAAGGCGCGCCCGTGAAGCCCGCCTTCTGCATCGTGGGCGAGCCCACGGACATGGCCGTCGCCACCGGCCACAAGGGCAAGGTTGCGCTGCGCGCAACCTGCACCGGGCGCGAGGGCCATTCGGCCCTGGCGCCCCTGGCGCTGAACGCCCTGCACCTGGCTGCCGACTGCATCGGCGCGATCCGGGCGCTGCAGGCCGAGATCGCGGCGACCGGCAGGCGGGATGGCGATTACGACGTGCCCTACACCACCGTCCATGCCGGCAAGATGCAGGGCGGCGTGCAGGTCAACATCGTGCCGAACCACGCCACCATCGACTTCGAAATCCGCTCGCTGGCCGAAGACGACCCCGAAGCGATCATCGCCCGCCTGCGCGCCGCCTGCGCGGCGATCCTCGCGCCCCTGAAGGCCGATTTCCCCGAAGCCGACATCCGCATCGAACGGCTGTGGGATTACCCCGGCCTCGGCACCGCGCCGGACGCCTGGATCACCCGCTTCGTGCAGGGCCTGACCGGGGCGAACGGCACGATCAAGGTGGCCTTCGGCACCGAGGGCGGGCTGTTTGACCGCGGGCTGGCCATCCCCACGGTGATCTGCGGGCCGGGCAGCATGAACCAGGGCCACAAGCCCGACGAATATGTCACCGTGGAACAACTGGCGCGCTGCGAGGCGATGCTGGACCGGTTGACCGACCGGCTGGAAGCGGGGCTCTGA
- the mnmH gene encoding tRNA 2-selenouridine(34) synthase MnmH, with amino-acid sequence MAITLWRLSDLAAHGFDDIIDVRAPSEYAEDRLPGAISLPVLSDEERARVGTIYTQQSPFLARKIGAALVARNAAAHIEGPLADKPGGWRPLVYCWRGGQRSGSFALILSQIGWRVETLAGGYKTWRGLVVSTLYEDPFPCPVIVLDGNTGTAKTEILNLLPGLGVQVLDLEGLARHRGSLFGAVEGGQPAQRGFETALAVAISRLDPRRPVVVEAESSKVGNLRLPPQLWSAMTAAPRIVLSAPLEERAAYLARAYADVIADRARLCAVIEQLRTVQPRDIIADWLAMAETGAFLPLAEGLMARHYDPRYARHRARMPAPAARIEAASLAPAALPGVAAEVAMAVARLVG; translated from the coding sequence ATGGCGATCACGCTCTGGCGCCTTTCCGACCTGGCGGCCCACGGCTTCGACGACATCATCGACGTGCGCGCGCCCTCCGAATATGCCGAGGACCGGCTGCCCGGCGCGATCAGCCTGCCGGTCCTCAGCGACGAGGAACGCGCCCGCGTCGGCACGATATACACCCAGCAAAGCCCCTTCCTGGCGCGCAAGATTGGCGCCGCGCTGGTGGCGCGCAATGCGGCGGCGCATATCGAGGGGCCCCTCGCCGACAAGCCCGGCGGCTGGCGCCCCCTGGTCTATTGCTGGCGCGGCGGGCAGCGGTCGGGCAGCTTTGCGCTGATCCTGTCCCAGATCGGCTGGCGGGTGGAAACCCTGGCCGGCGGCTACAAGACCTGGCGCGGGCTGGTCGTCAGCACCCTTTACGAAGACCCTTTCCCCTGCCCCGTCATCGTGCTGGATGGCAACACCGGCACCGCCAAGACCGAGATCCTGAACCTGCTGCCCGGCCTCGGCGTTCAGGTGCTGGATCTGGAAGGGCTGGCGCGGCACCGCGGCTCGCTGTTCGGCGCGGTGGAGGGTGGCCAGCCTGCACAGCGCGGGTTCGAAACCGCGCTGGCGGTTGCGATCTCGCGCCTCGATCCGCGCCGCCCGGTGGTGGTGGAGGCGGAATCGTCAAAGGTGGGCAATCTGCGCCTGCCGCCGCAGCTGTGGTCGGCGATGACCGCCGCGCCGCGCATCGTGCTGTCGGCACCGCTGGAGGAACGCGCGGCCTATCTCGCCCGGGCCTATGCCGATGTCATCGCCGACCGCGCGCGTCTTTGCGCCGTGATCGAACAGCTTCGCACCGTCCAGCCGCGCGACATCATCGCCGATTGGCTGGCCATGGCCGAAACAGGGGCCTTCCTGCCGCTCGCCGAGGGGCTGATGGCCCGCCACTACGACCCGCGCTATGCCCGCCACCGCGCCCGGATGCCCGCGCCCGCGGCGCGGATCGAGGCCGCCTCTCTGGCCCCTGCCGCCCTGCCCGGCGTTGCCGCCGAAGTGGCGATGGCCGTGGCGCGGCTGGTTGGCTGA
- a CDS encoding MFS transporter: MADQGYRWVVVAAGGLMGCVAMGAMFSLPVLLNGMAEDTGWSRTGISAAMTVAFLAMAFSSMVWGALSDRYGARPVVMAGAALYAASLWLAAQAPSLILFQLAFGVMLGATVSAFFAPMMATVTGWFTTQRGLAVSLVSAGMGLAPVTMSPLAARLAETHDWRGVLTILSVIVALLTVPTALLLRRPPAEPAPAPGSDVPSESMSVREAVRSAPFLILVATNFFCCATHSGPIFHTVSYAELCGLTAMAAVSIYSVEGIAGMFGRVGFGVMGDRFGAKRVLVAGLFAQALGAGAYALAGGLMSFYAVAAVFGFIYAGIMPLYAVLIRENFPQKMMGTIMGGTGLAGGLGMATGPVLGGWIFDATGGYGAMYLTCMALGLGAFGIAMTFRPFPKAPERGLQQAA, from the coding sequence ATGGCAGACCAGGGCTATCGCTGGGTGGTCGTCGCGGCGGGCGGCCTGATGGGCTGCGTTGCGATGGGGGCGATGTTCTCGCTGCCCGTGCTCTTGAACGGCATGGCCGAGGATACCGGCTGGTCGCGCACCGGCATTTCGGCGGCGATGACTGTGGCCTTCCTTGCGATGGCCTTTTCCTCGATGGTCTGGGGCGCCCTGTCGGACCGATATGGCGCGCGGCCCGTGGTGATGGCAGGGGCCGCGCTTTATGCGGCAAGCCTGTGGCTCGCTGCGCAGGCGCCCTCGCTGATCCTGTTCCAGCTGGCTTTCGGGGTAATGCTGGGCGCCACTGTGTCGGCCTTCTTCGCGCCGATGATGGCCACTGTGACCGGCTGGTTCACCACGCAGCGCGGTCTTGCCGTATCGCTGGTGTCTGCCGGGATGGGGCTGGCCCCCGTCACCATGTCTCCGCTGGCCGCGCGGCTCGCCGAAACCCATGACTGGCGCGGGGTGCTGACCATCCTGTCGGTGATCGTGGCGTTGCTGACCGTCCCGACCGCGCTGTTGCTGCGCCGCCCGCCGGCGGAGCCCGCACCGGCCCCCGGCAGCGATGTGCCTTCGGAATCCATGTCGGTGCGCGAGGCGGTGAGGTCGGCGCCCTTCCTGATCCTGGTTGCCACCAATTTCTTCTGCTGCGCCACGCATTCCGGGCCGATCTTCCACACGGTGAGCTATGCCGAGCTGTGCGGCCTGACCGCGATGGCCGCCGTGTCGATCTACTCCGTCGAGGGCATCGCCGGGATGTTCGGCCGGGTCGGGTTTGGCGTGATGGGCGACCGTTTCGGCGCCAAGCGCGTGCTTGTGGCGGGGCTTTTCGCCCAGGCGCTTGGCGCGGGGGCCTATGCGCTGGCCGGCGGGTTGATGAGCTTTTACGCCGTCGCCGCCGTCTTCGGCTTCATCTATGCCGGGATCATGCCGCTGTATGCTGTGCTGATCCGCGAGAATTTTCCGCAGAAGATGATGGGCACGATCATGGGCGGCACGGGGCTGGCAGGGGGGCTTGGCATGGCCACCGGGCCGGTCTTGGGCGGCTGGATCTTCGATGCGACCGGAGGCTATGGCGCGATGTACCTGACCTGCATGGCGCTTGGCCTTGGTGCCTTTGGCATCGCCATGACCTTCCGCCCCTTCCCGAAGGCGCCGGAGAGGGGCCTGCAGCAGGCGGCCTGA
- a CDS encoding MarR family winged helix-turn-helix transcriptional regulator codes for MSETSLPLSAIHEVRDTCLCLATQRAARRLARRFDKLFAPLGLTNGQFSLMMALSGQWKPRLGELADFLAMDHATMTAAVRTLDRRGLVTLSPDETDARVRRPALTPEGRSLLVQALPLWREEHGRLAAELPEGVAARLALQLRDI; via the coding sequence ATGAGCGAGACAAGCCTCCCCCTCTCGGCCATCCACGAGGTGCGCGACACCTGCCTTTGCCTTGCCACGCAGCGCGCGGCGCGGCGGCTGGCACGGCGTTTCGACAAGCTCTTCGCGCCGCTCGGGCTGACCAACGGGCAGTTCTCGCTGATGATGGCGCTGTCGGGCCAATGGAAGCCCCGACTGGGAGAGCTCGCCGACTTCCTGGCGATGGACCATGCCACCATGACCGCCGCCGTCCGTACGCTGGACCGGCGCGGGCTGGTCACCCTGTCGCCTGACGAAACCGACGCCCGCGTCCGCCGCCCTGCACTTACGCCGGAAGGCCGGTCGCTCCTGGTGCAGGCGCTGCCCCTGTGGCGCGAGGAACATGGGCGCCTTGCGGCCGAACTGCCCGAGGGCGTGGCCGCACGCCTTGCCCTTCAGTTGCGCGACATCTAG
- a CDS encoding adenosine kinase yields the protein MTRYQVVGIGNAIVDVLSQTEETFLDLMGITKGIMQLVERERAETLYGAMRERTEAPGGSVGNTVAGLGNLGLKTAFIGRVRDDALGRFYAKSLVLEGTDFPNPPVAGADLPTSRSMIFVTPDGERSMNTYLGISAEISPDDVAEDVAGSTDWLFLEGYLFDKDKGKAAFQKAARDCHRGGGKAGIALSDPFCVDRHRHDFRRLVKEEMDYVIGNQHEWESLYQTTDLEEALSHARRDCGLVVCTRSGADVVILRGEERVEVPVHRVVPVDATGAGDQFAAGFLYGMATGQSLKVAGRMGCIAAAEVISHFGARPESDLKAMFRGAGLI from the coding sequence ATGACCCGGTATCAGGTGGTCGGCATCGGCAATGCCATCGTGGACGTGCTGTCCCAGACCGAGGAGACGTTCCTTGACCTCATGGGGATCACCAAGGGGATCATGCAACTGGTGGAGCGCGAGCGCGCCGAGACGCTGTATGGCGCGATGCGCGAACGGACCGAGGCGCCGGGCGGATCGGTCGGCAACACCGTGGCGGGCTTGGGCAACCTGGGCCTGAAGACCGCCTTCATCGGCCGGGTGCGCGACGATGCGCTTGGCCGGTTCTATGCCAAATCGCTGGTTCTGGAGGGCACCGATTTCCCCAATCCGCCGGTTGCCGGGGCCGACCTGCCCACCTCGCGGTCGATGATCTTCGTCACGCCCGACGGCGAGCGGTCGATGAACACCTACCTTGGCATCTCGGCCGAGATCTCGCCGGACGATGTTGCAGAAGATGTGGCGGGCAGCACGGACTGGCTGTTTCTGGAGGGCTACCTGTTCGACAAGGACAAGGGCAAGGCGGCGTTCCAGAAGGCTGCGCGCGACTGCCACAGGGGCGGCGGCAAGGCCGGGATCGCGCTTTCCGACCCGTTCTGCGTGGACCGCCACCGCCATGACTTCCGCCGGCTGGTGAAGGAGGAAATGGATTACGTCATCGGCAACCAGCACGAATGGGAATCGCTCTACCAGACCACGGATCTGGAGGAGGCGCTGTCCCATGCCAGGCGCGACTGCGGGCTGGTGGTCTGCACGCGGTCGGGCGCGGATGTGGTGATCCTGCGCGGCGAGGAACGGGTCGAGGTGCCGGTGCACCGCGTGGTGCCGGTGGATGCCACGGGCGCGGGCGATCAGTTTGCCGCCGGGTTCCTGTATGGCATGGCGACGGGGCAGAGCCTGAAGGTCGCCGGCCGCATGGGCTGCATCGCCGCGGCCGAGGTCATCAGCCATTTCGGCGCGCGGCCGGAAAGCGACCTGAAGGCGATGTTCCGCGGGGCCGGGCTGATCTGA